In Thalassotalea sp. Sam97, a single window of DNA contains:
- a CDS encoding DUF2065 domain-containing protein: MTVDIIISALALMLIFEGLGPLLFPNRWRNFMLQIANEKPNSIRQIGAVLVAIGAIIWLLNT, translated from the coding sequence ATGACCGTCGATATTATTATTTCGGCATTGGCATTAATGTTGATTTTTGAAGGGCTAGGGCCACTGCTATTTCCTAATCGTTGGCGTAATTTTATGTTGCAAATTGCCAATGAGAAACCCAACAGTATTCGCCAAATTGGCGCTGTGTTGGTGGCGATAGGCGCTATTATTTGGCTACTTAACACTTAA